A portion of the Juglans microcarpa x Juglans regia isolate MS1-56 chromosome 1D, Jm3101_v1.0, whole genome shotgun sequence genome contains these proteins:
- the LOC121253373 gene encoding epoxide hydrolase 3-like: MVNLVSAQRPLLHGLMKMAGVKPYTLEIETGTVMNFWVPLETLKTPKKGQNPEPPAKPSKPVVVLIHGFAAEGIVTWQFQVGALTKKYSVYVPDLLFFGGSITDKTDRSPDFQAECLATGLRKLGVERCILVGFSYGGMVAFKMAERHPDLVQAVVASGSVVAMTDTINETMLKSMGFSSSSELLLPTSVKGMKALLSVAAHKKLWFPDRLHKDFLEVMFNNRKERGELLEALLICNKDATVPHFPQMIHLLWGEFDRIFDMAIAQSMKEQLGENASFQVIKKAGHLVHLERPCVYNRYLKRFLASFHADKTTENTQK; the protein is encoded by the exons ATGGTGAATCTTGTTTCAGCACAGAGGCCGTTGCTGCATGGATTAATGAAGATGGCAGGGGTTAAACCCTACACGTTGGAGATTGAGACAGGAACTGTCATGAACTTCTGGGTTCCATTGGAAACCCTCAAGACTCCCAAAAAAGGCCAAAATCCAGAGCCCCCGGCTAAACCTAGCAAGCCCGTGGTGGTGCTGATACACGGTTTCGCCGCCGAGGGCATCGTGACTTGGCAATTCCAGGTGGGAGCTCTCACTAAGAAATACTCCGTTTACGTGCCGGACCTCCTCTTCTTTGGCGGCTCTATCACCGATAAAACCGACCGTTCCCCGGATTTCCAAGCCGAGTGCTTGGCTACAGGGCTGAGGAAGCTCGGGGTGGAGAGATGCATCTTGGTTGGGTTCAGTTATGGTGGGATGGTGGCGTTCAAAATGGCTGAACGGCACCCTGACCTGGTTCAGGCCGTGGTGGCGTCCGGCTCGGTCGTGGCAATGACCGATACCATCAATGAAACAATGCTGAAAAGCATGGGGTTTTCTTCTTCGTCGGAGCTCCTGTTGCCCACCTCGGTCAAAGGTATGAAAGCGCTTCTCTCTGTTGCTGCTCACAAAAAGCTGTGGTTTCCGGATCGGCTTCACAAAGACTTCCTTGAG GTAATGTTCAACAACAGGAAGGAGAGAGGTGAACTGCTAGAAGCTTTACTAATCTGCAACAAGGATGCCACGGTTCCCCATTTCCCACAG ATGATCCATCTCTTATGGGGTGAGTTTGATCGGATTTTCGACATGGCGATTGCCCAAAGCATGAAAGA GCAACTGGGAGAAAATGCATCATTTCAGGTCATAAAGAAGGCAGGTCACTTGGTTCACCTGGAGCGACCTTGTGTTTACAATAGGTATCTGAAGCGGTTCCTTGCTTCCTTCCATGCAGACAAAACAACAGAGAATACCCAGAAATGA